The genome window CCTGATGTGGACATGGCAGCAGAGCCCGCCGTTGACAGCAATCTGGTGGAAACGCCCGAATCCGTCGCCCCCAAGACGCGCCGCCCACGCACCCGCAAACCAGCGGCCCCAAAACCGGATGCAGCGCCCGAGGCACCCGAGGCGGCCGAGTAACACTCCGAAAATTGTGATGGCCTGCGCCCGGTGCGCCCAGCTGACGACGGGTGTTCGCCGTGGGCCATTGTTGCAGATTTTATAGGCGATACGCTTGCGCGTTTGTCGCTCTGATTTCAGACAACCTTAAAGCTTCATCCATTTAATCTGCAACGATTCCCAAAGTCGAACGCCCAACCTTAGCAGGGCGCACGCCGGACCGGTGGGGCCGGTCCGGCGTGCGCGCCTCGCGCCTTCGGCGCGCACCGGGCGCAGATCAATTCTTTCGCGATTCAGATATTTGGGATGGCAACATTAGCTGGTTCACGCTTGCGCAATCTGCCGGGCCAGGGCGCAGAAATCCTGTACCGGGATTTCTTGGGCGCGTGCGGTTGGCGCGATTCCGGCGGCGATCAGGTGCTCTTCGATCCCCGGCGCGACGCCCTTCAGGCTCGAGCGCAGCATCTTGCGGCGCTGCCCGAAGGCCGCCTTCACCAGCGGCAACAACACGCGCGCATCGGCTCGAAAACGCGGGGTGGGCAGGGCGTCCAGCCGGACCACTGCTGAACTGACCTTGGGCGGCGGGGTGAAGGCGCCAGGTGGCAAGCTCATCACGATGCGCGCATCACTGCGCCAACCTGCCAATACGCCCAGGCGTCCGTAACCCGAAGCCCCCGGCGTTGCGACGATGCGTTCGGCAACCTCGCGCTGGAACATCAGGGTCAGCGAATCCCAGAATGGTGGCCACGCGGGTGGGTCCAGCCAGCGGGTCAGCAGGGCGGTTCCGACGTTATAGGGAAGGTTTGAAACGATGCGGATCGGCGGGGTCAGATGCGCCATCACGTAAATCTCCAACGCATCGCCTTCGATCACCTGCAAACGCCCCGGATAGGCATCGGCAATCTGCGCCAGGGCGGGCAAGCAGCGCGCGTCCTTTTCCACCGCCAGCACCCGACGTGCGCCCGCCGCCAACAGCCCCCGCGTCAGCCCACCCGGGCCCGGGCCAACCTCTAACACGTCGCAGCCGGTCAGATCCCCGGCCGAACGTGCAATCTTTGACGTCAGGTTCAGATCCAGCAGAAAGTTCTGCCCCAGCGATTTTCGCGCGCTCAACCCATGGGCCGCGATCACGTCGCGCAGGGGGGGCAGATCGTCGATGGCACTCATCCGCGCATCTTCCGTTCCGCCCCTTGGCCGAGGGCCGATTTTTCGCAGAAACCCCTCACCTTCGCGCCGACGCCATATCCTGCGCCATCCGCAGCGCCGCAATTAACGAGGTCGCATCCGCGCGCCCGGTTCCGGCGATGTCATAGGCGGTGCCGTGATCGGGCGAGGTGCGCACGAACGGCAGGCCCAGCGTCACATTCACCCCGCCGGAAAAATCCAGCGTCTTGATCGGGATCAGCGCCTGATCGTGGTACATCGCCACGGCCACGTCATACAGCGCCCGCACGCCCGCGTGGAACATCGTATCGGCGGACATTGGGTCGCTCAGGCGCATCCCCTCGGCCCGTAGGCGGTTCAGAACGGGGGCGATCACCTCGATCTCCTCACGCCCAATGACGCCGCCTTCGCCTGCGTGGGGGTTCAGCCCGGCCACGGCAATGCGCGGGTCGGCCAGCCCGAAATCCTGGATCATTGCGGCATGGGTGATGCGCAGCGTGTCCTCTAACAGGGCCGGGGTCAGGGCGGCGGACACTTCGGCCAGAGGAATGTGGATCGTTGCCGGAACGACCCGCAGCGCGTCACAGGCCAGCATCATCACGACGCGGTCAATCCCGGCGAGTGCGGCCAGAAACTCGGTATGTCCGGGAAAGGCAAACGCCGCGCCATCCTTCAACGCCTTCTTGTGAATCGGCGCCGTACAGACGGCCGCGGCATCGCCCGCCTGAACCAGCGTCACGGCCCGTTCAATCGCTGCGATGACTCCTGTGGCATTCGCCGCATCGGGCTGACCAGGCACCGCATTCTGCGCAATTGCCATGGGCAGGACGGGCAGGGCCGCAGGCGAAATCCTCTGTGCCTGATCTGGGCTGTCGATCAGCGCAAACTCGGCCCCCGATGGCAGATGCCGGGGGGCGCCGATCCAGAAGAACGGGCAATCCGCGCCAAGCGCCGCCCGCGCCTTGACCGCGATTTCAGGGCCGATGCCCGACGGGTCACCACAGCTGAGCGCGATGGGCGCCTGCGTCATGAAGTGCCGCGCCTAGCGCGCCAGCGCGATCGAGGCATTGGCTTTCAACTCGGCCAGATAGGCAGCGGCCTGACCGCTCAGACGCTGGTTAAGCAGGCGATTTTCGACAGCTTTCCGGTCCGGCCCGTCGTCGCCCTGCTGGTTTTGCATGCGCGTGCGCTGACACAGCATCAGCAAGACCAGGTTTCCGCCGCGCACCAGCGCGGTCGAAATCTCGTTCGGGTCCAATTTTCCCAGTTCAATGGCAATGTCGCCGGGCACCGCCTCGGTCGGTTGCAGGACCCGGATCAGGCGTTTGGGTTCCTTGCGGGCAAAGGCATAGAGATCGTCGCAGGTGTCCACTTTTCCAGCGACTTTCAACAACGCCTTGAGGTTTGATTCCGTGCGCTGACCGGGAAACAGGAATTGCGCGTAATCCACGGCCTTGGCGGTGGCACCGGGGCCACCTTCTTCAATCTCGCGAAGCTGGAAGAAGGCGACCGAATTGGTCACCGGGAAGGGACCGGCGACCTGGCCGGGCTTCAGCGTCAGGATCTGGCTGCCGATATTGCCCGGCAGATTGCTGAGCGGTAGCCAATCGATCCGCCCGCCACGCCCACGCGAGGCTGCCGCCGAATATTTTCTGGCCGCCGCCGCAAATGCGGGGATGCTGTTCAGGCCAAGAATCTCGGCCGTCCTGGCGTCCGCGCGTTTCTTTGCCGCCGCCGAATTCGCAGGCAGGATGATTTCCGACAGCAGAACCCGCACGCCTTTGGTGCTGCCTGCCTGCGGCTGTGCTAAGGCGCGATCAATTTCGATCGAGTCGA of Paracoccaceae bacterium contains these proteins:
- the rsmA gene encoding 16S rRNA (adenine(1518)-N(6)/adenine(1519)-N(6))-dimethyltransferase RsmA; amino-acid sequence: MSAIDDLPPLRDVIAAHGLSARKSLGQNFLLDLNLTSKIARSAGDLTGCDVLEVGPGPGGLTRGLLAAGARRVLAVEKDARCLPALAQIADAYPGRLQVIEGDALEIYVMAHLTPPIRIVSNLPYNVGTALLTRWLDPPAWPPFWDSLTLMFQREVAERIVATPGASGYGRLGVLAGWRSDARIVMSLPPGAFTPPPKVSSAVVRLDALPTPRFRADARVLLPLVKAAFGQRRKMLRSSLKGVAPGIEEHLIAAGIAPTARAQEIPVQDFCALARQIAQA
- a CDS encoding peptidylprolyl isomerase; amino-acid sequence: MPDVTCSVFSRALLARIALCVGLLMTLLPVPAPVAAQNLFAPAARVNDRVITRYEVRQRARFLKILGANGDLNKQSLDRLIEERVQFDAAAALGLSVTEAGIQAGMEEFAKRANMDANKLIAALRRAGVEEETFRAFVEAGLLWREVIRTKFAESTRIDSIEIDRALAQPQAGSTKGVRVLLSEIILPANSAAAKKRADARTAEILGLNSIPAFAAAARKYSAAASRGRGGRIDWLPLSNLPGNIGSQILTLKPGQVAGPFPVTNSVAFFQLREIEEGGPGATAKAVDYAQFLFPGQRTESNLKALLKVAGKVDTCDDLYAFARKEPKRLIRVLQPTEAVPGDIAIELGKLDPNEISTALVRGGNLVLLMLCQRTRMQNQQGDDGPDRKAVENRLLNQRLSGQAAAYLAELKANASIALAR
- the pdxA gene encoding 4-hydroxythreonine-4-phosphate dehydrogenase PdxA, which gives rise to MTQAPIALSCGDPSGIGPEIAVKARAALGADCPFFWIGAPRHLPSGAEFALIDSPDQAQRISPAALPVLPMAIAQNAVPGQPDAANATGVIAAIERAVTLVQAGDAAAVCTAPIHKKALKDGAAFAFPGHTEFLAALAGIDRVVMMLACDALRVVPATIHIPLAEVSAALTPALLEDTLRITHAAMIQDFGLADPRIAVAGLNPHAGEGGVIGREEIEVIAPVLNRLRAEGMRLSDPMSADTMFHAGVRALYDVAVAMYHDQALIPIKTLDFSGGVNVTLGLPFVRTSPDHGTAYDIAGTGRADATSLIAALRMAQDMASARR